Proteins from a genomic interval of Bradyrhizobium sp. CCGB01:
- a CDS encoding cytochrome C oxidase subunit IV family protein, with product MTNAAVHMEGQLHAPAHGAVATAAVHAKGQQHPIKLYLVVWGWLFVLSTCSYLVDYFGLHGYLRWSLILLFMVLKAGLIVAVFMHMAWERLALTYAILLPPIAVMVFVTIMVLESEYTHFLRVLFFATPS from the coding sequence ATGACAAACGCGGCGGTACACATGGAAGGCCAGCTCCACGCTCCGGCGCACGGCGCAGTCGCAACAGCAGCCGTGCACGCCAAGGGGCAACAGCACCCGATCAAGCTCTACCTCGTGGTCTGGGGCTGGCTGTTTGTCCTCAGCACGTGCTCCTACCTCGTCGACTACTTTGGCCTGCACGGCTACCTCAGGTGGTCGCTGATCCTGCTGTTCATGGTGTTGAAGGCCGGCCTGATCGTCGCCGTCTTCATGCACATGGCCTGGGAGCGGCTGGCCCTCACCTATGCCATCCTGCTGCCACCGATCGCGGTCATGGTGTTTGTGACAATCATGGTGCTCGAATCCGAATACACGCACTTCCTGCGGGTGCTGTTCTTCGCAACCCCATCGTAG
- a CDS encoding NAD+ synthase: MTERLNAFAVTLAQLNPTMGDIEGNAAKARAARAQAIADGADLVLFPELFIAGYPPEDLVQKPAFQAACRAAIEALARETADGGPAMLVGTPWVEEGRLYNACALLDGGRIAALRFKCNLPNYGVFDEKRLFSCGPAAGPVTVRGVRIGVPICEDIWLEESEDYENVVETLAETGAEIILVPNGSPYARDKSDVRLSVAVARVTESGLPLVYLNQVCGQDELVFDGASFALNGDLSLAAQLPAFEESVTTLRFTRNGDDWRCAGPIAGQPEGDHADYAACVLGLRDYVAKNGFPGVLLGISGGIDSALCAAIAVDALGADQVHGVMLPYRYTAAHSIADAGELAGHLGIRYEVLPIAEAVNGFETILSGIFKNLPPDITEENLQARTRGTLLMAISNKTGLMVVTTGNKSEMSVGYATLYGDMNGGFNPIKDIYKTQVFRLASLRNGWKPEGALGPAGEVIPPDIITRPPTAELRENQTDQDSLPPYDVLDAILERLIEREEPLDKIIAAGFDRDIVTRIDHLLNVAEYKRRQAAPGVKVTPRNFGRDRRYPITNRFRDRGEKLPAHDETLVSRGSQASIDAFEG, translated from the coding sequence ATGACCGAACGTCTCAATGCATTCGCGGTGACGCTCGCCCAGCTCAATCCGACCATGGGCGACATCGAGGGCAATGCGGCCAAAGCGCGGGCCGCGCGCGCGCAGGCGATCGCCGACGGCGCCGATCTCGTGCTGTTTCCGGAATTGTTCATCGCCGGCTACCCGCCGGAAGATCTGGTACAGAAGCCGGCCTTCCAGGCCGCGTGCCGCGCCGCGATCGAGGCGCTTGCGCGCGAGACCGCCGATGGCGGCCCTGCCATGTTGGTCGGCACGCCCTGGGTAGAGGAGGGCAGGCTCTACAATGCCTGCGCGCTGCTCGATGGCGGCCGCATCGCCGCACTTCGCTTCAAGTGCAATCTGCCGAATTACGGCGTGTTCGACGAGAAGCGGCTGTTTTCGTGCGGCCCTGCTGCCGGCCCGGTCACGGTGCGCGGCGTGCGCATCGGCGTGCCGATCTGCGAGGACATCTGGCTGGAGGAGTCCGAGGACTACGAGAACGTGGTCGAGACTCTCGCCGAGACCGGCGCCGAGATCATCCTGGTCCCGAACGGCTCGCCCTACGCCCGCGACAAGAGCGACGTGCGCCTGTCGGTCGCCGTCGCGCGCGTCACCGAGAGCGGGCTGCCGCTGGTCTATCTCAACCAGGTCTGCGGCCAGGACGAGCTGGTGTTCGACGGCGCTTCCTTCGCGCTCAACGGCGACCTCTCGCTCGCCGCGCAATTGCCGGCGTTCGAGGAGAGCGTCACCACACTGCGCTTCACCAGGAACGGCGACGACTGGCGCTGCGCGGGGCCGATTGCCGGGCAGCCCGAGGGCGACCACGCCGACTACGCGGCCTGTGTGCTGGGCCTGCGCGACTATGTCGCCAAGAACGGATTCCCCGGCGTGCTGCTCGGCATTTCCGGCGGCATCGATTCTGCTCTCTGCGCGGCGATCGCGGTCGATGCGCTCGGTGCCGACCAGGTGCACGGCGTGATGCTGCCTTATCGCTACACCGCAGCCCACTCGATCGCGGACGCCGGCGAGCTCGCCGGCCATCTCGGAATCCGTTACGAGGTGCTGCCGATCGCGGAAGCCGTGAACGGGTTCGAGACCATCCTGTCCGGCATCTTCAAGAACCTGCCGCCCGATATCACCGAGGAGAATCTTCAGGCCCGCACCCGCGGCACGTTGCTGATGGCGATCTCCAACAAGACCGGGCTGATGGTGGTGACGACGGGAAACAAGTCGGAAATGTCGGTCGGCTACGCCACGCTCTATGGCGACATGAACGGCGGCTTCAATCCGATCAAGGACATCTACAAGACGCAGGTGTTTCGGCTGGCGAGCTTGCGCAACGGCTGGAAGCCCGAGGGCGCGCTCGGTCCGGCGGGCGAAGTGATACCGCCCGACATCATCACGCGCCCGCCGACCGCGGAGTTGCGCGAGAACCAGACCGACCAGGATTCGCTGCCGCCTTACGACGTGCTCGATGCCATCCTGGAGCGCCTCATCGAGCGCGAGGAGCCGCTCGACAAGATCATCGCCGCCGGCTTCGACCGCGACATTGTCACGCGCATCGACCATCTGCTCAACGTCGCCGAATACAAGCGCCGCCAGGCCGCGCCGGGCGTGAAGGTGACACCCAGGAATTTCGGCCGCGACCGGCGTTATCCGATCACCAACCGGTTTCGCGACAGGGGAGAGAAGCTGCCGGCGCATGACGAGACGCTGGTCTCGCGCGGCAGCCAGGCGTCGATCGACGCGTTCGAGGGGTGA
- a CDS encoding heme-copper oxidase subunit III family protein, whose amino-acid sequence MAETVLTHSGQSPARLEGWRGIAADWASDQRAFKNVSWGKAMMWIFLLSDTFIFSCFLLSYMTARMSTTVPWPNPSEVFALNIGGNHIPLILIAIMTFILISSSGTMAMAVNFGYRRDRVRTAALMLVTAAFGATFVGMQAFEWTKLIMEGVRPWGNPWGAPQFGASFFMITGFHGTHVTIGVIFLIAIARKVLRGDFDVERRGFFTSRKGYYEIVEIMGLYWHFVDLVWVFIFALFYLW is encoded by the coding sequence ATGGCTGAAACCGTGCTGACACATTCGGGCCAATCGCCTGCGCGGCTTGAAGGCTGGCGCGGCATCGCCGCCGACTGGGCGTCCGATCAGCGCGCCTTCAAGAACGTGTCCTGGGGCAAGGCCATGATGTGGATCTTCCTCCTCAGCGACACCTTCATCTTCAGTTGCTTCCTGCTCTCCTACATGACGGCGCGCATGTCGACGACCGTGCCGTGGCCGAATCCCAGCGAAGTCTTCGCCCTCAATATCGGGGGCAACCACATCCCCCTGATCCTGATCGCCATCATGACCTTTATCCTGATCAGCAGCAGCGGCACGATGGCGATGGCCGTCAATTTCGGCTACCGCCGCGATCGCGTCAGAACCGCGGCCTTGATGCTGGTCACGGCGGCCTTCGGCGCAACCTTCGTCGGAATGCAGGCCTTCGAATGGACCAAGCTGATCATGGAGGGCGTCCGGCCCTGGGGCAATCCATGGGGTGCACCGCAGTTTGGTGCAAGCTTCTTCATGATCACCGGCTTCCACGGCACCCACGTGACGATCGGCGTGATCTTCCTGATCGCCATTGCGCGGAAGGTCTTGCGCGGCGACTTCGACGTCGAGAGGCGCGGCTTCTTCACGAGCCGCAAGGGCTATTACGAGATCGTCGAGATCATGGGCCTGTACTGGCACTTCGTCGATCTCGTGTGGGTGTTCATCTTTGCATTGTTCTATCTTTGGTGA
- a CDS encoding putative immunity protein translates to MEDLRAVAAYAAENAADVLEIFERSYPADFRPRDAVEAARTFAQGGKRVKALRDAAWAALKAAKEAEDAAASQAARAAMSASSAAYLHPLARSTQVRHILGAPAHAARAVELATAGDPGGGADYVERAVRRATPRLVEVLRRYPAAPPGGGRVGELLRSIDRRLRGGLA, encoded by the coding sequence ATGGAGGACCTCCGAGCGGTTGCAGCCTATGCGGCGGAAAATGCCGCGGACGTGCTGGAGATATTCGAGCGATCGTATCCCGCGGATTTTCGTCCACGTGACGCAGTCGAAGCCGCGCGGACGTTCGCGCAGGGAGGCAAGCGGGTAAAGGCCCTGCGCGATGCAGCTTGGGCAGCGCTGAAGGCAGCAAAGGAAGCCGAAGATGCGGCAGCGAGCCAGGCTGCGCGAGCGGCGATGAGCGCCTCATCTGCGGCCTATCTTCATCCCCTGGCGCGGTCGACCCAGGTCAGGCACATCCTCGGCGCGCCGGCCCACGCGGCCCGGGCCGTCGAACTTGCAACGGCTGGGGATCCCGGGGGCGGCGCCGATTATGTCGAGCGCGCCGTCCGTCGCGCGACGCCAAGGCTCGTCGAGGTCCTGCGGCGCTATCCGGCAGCACCGCCCGGCGGCGGGCGGGTAGGTGAACTGCTGCGCTCAATTGACCGGAGGCTTCGCGGCGGGCTTGCGTAA